Proteins encoded together in one Planctopirus ephydatiae window:
- a CDS encoding ATP-binding response regulator has product MTTLLVIDDSPIDRRLAGKLLAGRSDWTVLYAADGEEGLQKVRHFHPQLVLTDMQMPDKTGLDVVTEVRKEFPQIPVILMTAQGSEELAVKALQQGAASYVPKRLLAQELTGVVTRVLAATDEDRSRVALFSRLTEQIEQFVLPNDLPLIMSLSHHLQRSLANIWECDITERVRIGTALEEALLNAYYHGNLEVSSTLKEQDHNAFHEMSEMRRKESPWRDRVIHISSRIQPTMAQFVIHDEGPGFNPAGLPDPTDPEYLERPSGRGVLLMRAFMDEVTYSKKGNEVTLTKHRYPRETPPV; this is encoded by the coding sequence ATGACAACGCTCCTCGTGATCGATGATTCTCCAATTGATCGGCGACTGGCTGGCAAGCTTCTGGCCGGGCGATCGGACTGGACTGTCCTGTATGCTGCCGATGGTGAGGAAGGTCTCCAGAAGGTGAGACACTTTCATCCGCAACTGGTTTTGACGGATATGCAAATGCCCGACAAAACCGGGCTCGACGTCGTGACCGAGGTTCGCAAAGAATTCCCGCAGATTCCTGTCATCCTGATGACCGCCCAGGGAAGCGAGGAACTGGCTGTTAAAGCTCTTCAGCAAGGGGCTGCCAGCTACGTTCCCAAAAGGCTCCTCGCTCAGGAACTGACAGGTGTGGTCACCCGTGTGCTCGCTGCCACTGATGAAGATCGGTCACGAGTCGCGCTGTTCAGCAGACTCACCGAACAGATCGAGCAGTTCGTGCTCCCCAACGACCTGCCTCTCATCATGTCCCTTTCTCATCATCTCCAGAGATCGCTGGCCAATATCTGGGAATGTGATATCACCGAGCGGGTACGGATTGGCACAGCCCTTGAAGAAGCCCTGCTCAACGCCTATTACCATGGAAATCTGGAAGTCAGTTCGACTCTTAAAGAGCAGGATCACAATGCCTTCCATGAAATGTCCGAGATGCGCCGCAAAGAATCCCCCTGGCGCGATCGAGTCATTCACATTTCATCGCGAATTCAGCCTACCATGGCACAATTTGTGATTCATGATGAAGGCCCGGGCTTTAACCCTGCGGGACTTCCCGATCCCACAGATCCTGAGTACCTCGAAAGGCCCAGCGGTCGCGGGGTGCTCCTCATGCGGGCCTTTATGGATGAAGTGACTTACAGCAAAAAAGGGAACGAAGTCACTCTTACCAAACATCGTTACCCCCGGGAAACGCCCCCGGTTTAG
- a CDS encoding amino acid kinase family protein codes for MLVVIKVGGSLYDYENLREVLASIRSWFQPGRPYSDCSPLLIPGGGATADVIRDWQKQHQIEEEAAHWLACESLELNARLIQSLLPESRLVDHLEQSLGAWKEGLFPVLRTSRALQLAESSSEDGLQPEPLPHHWDVTSDSIAAWFACRWQARHLLLCKSIPVPDKMPVLEASRSGIVDPFFPGLAGHIPRIDWCYARQLPCNSIPWLQQGYPIS; via the coding sequence ATGCTGGTGGTCATCAAGGTCGGTGGCAGCCTTTATGATTATGAAAATCTCCGGGAAGTGCTGGCTTCGATTCGCAGCTGGTTTCAACCGGGAAGACCTTATTCAGATTGCAGCCCGCTGCTGATTCCTGGAGGCGGTGCAACCGCTGATGTGATCCGTGACTGGCAGAAGCAACATCAAATTGAGGAGGAAGCGGCTCACTGGCTGGCTTGTGAGTCTCTCGAATTGAATGCCCGCCTGATCCAATCCCTGCTGCCTGAGTCACGCCTGGTGGATCATCTCGAACAGTCACTGGGCGCCTGGAAAGAGGGGCTTTTCCCTGTACTGCGAACCAGCAGAGCTCTGCAACTCGCCGAGAGTTCTTCCGAGGATGGCCTTCAACCCGAACCCCTTCCTCATCATTGGGATGTGACCAGCGACTCGATTGCCGCCTGGTTTGCGTGCCGCTGGCAAGCCCGACATCTTCTCCTCTGCAAATCGATTCCTGTGCCAGACAAAATGCCAGTTCTCGAAGCCTCTCGATCAGGAATTGTCGATCCTTTTTTTCCAGGGCTGGCGGGACACATCCCGCGAATCGACTGGTGCTATGCCCGCCAACTTCCTTGTAACAGCATACCTTGGCTGCAACAGGGTTACCCGATCTCATGA
- the hisG gene encoding ATP phosphoribosyltransferase: MSQVIKLGIPAGSLQEATAELFRKAGYTIKFSSRSYFPEIDDPEIECMLIRAQEMARYVEQGILDAGMTGHDWVLETQANVHEICELVFSKVSRRPVRWVLCVPNDSEIKTVQDLQGKRIATEAVGLTKAYLARHNVTADVEFSWGATEVKPPRLADAIVEVTETGSSLRANNLRILDEVLQSTTRFIANKVAFANEWKRGKLENIALMLQSCLAAEGKVGLMMNVRRGDLPTVLGQLPALQKPTISSLSDPDWVAVNTIVDESYVRIVIPRLKQAGARGLVEYPINKIID, encoded by the coding sequence ATGTCACAAGTCATCAAGTTAGGGATTCCCGCAGGCAGCCTTCAGGAAGCGACAGCCGAACTGTTCCGGAAGGCAGGCTATACCATCAAGTTTTCATCGAGATCGTACTTCCCTGAAATTGATGATCCTGAAATTGAGTGTATGCTAATTCGTGCTCAGGAAATGGCGCGCTATGTCGAACAGGGCATTCTCGATGCGGGTATGACCGGTCACGACTGGGTGCTCGAAACTCAGGCCAACGTTCATGAAATCTGCGAACTCGTTTTCTCGAAGGTCAGTCGCCGACCTGTCCGCTGGGTTCTCTGTGTGCCCAACGATTCTGAAATCAAGACGGTGCAGGATCTTCAAGGGAAACGTATCGCGACGGAAGCCGTCGGCTTAACGAAAGCCTACCTGGCTCGACATAATGTCACCGCTGATGTTGAGTTTTCATGGGGAGCGACTGAAGTCAAACCCCCGCGTCTGGCTGACGCCATTGTCGAAGTGACCGAGACCGGCAGTTCGCTCAGGGCCAATAATCTGCGGATTCTGGATGAAGTCCTCCAGAGTACGACGCGGTTTATTGCTAACAAAGTGGCTTTTGCCAACGAGTGGAAGCGTGGCAAGCTAGAAAACATCGCACTCATGCTGCAATCCTGTCTCGCTGCAGAGGGGAAAGTCGGCCTGATGATGAATGTCCGCCGGGGAGATCTGCCGACAGTCCTCGGACAACTTCCCGCTCTGCAAAAGCCTACCATCTCATCGCTTTCTGATCCTGATTGGGTCGCCGTGAATACGATTGTCGATGAATCGTATGTCCGGATTGTCATTCCCAGGCTGAAACAGGCCGGGGCTCGCGGGCTCGTTGAGTATCCGATCAACAAAATCATCGACTAG
- a CDS encoding FMN-binding protein, which produces MSGVRHNLLPVVDREALSKPLRGPGRFFWNTVIHTGRVLLLVLLIFLIRSQAEQIKSRAQAKDLTARYLPVVQKFWPEARRLVPRGQAEQISDGGLPRSNSQKFDQLVDFVVLGAQSTPVGYVTQTTPASDRFLGFSGPTNLLMGWDIEGKVAWAEIAASRDTRDHVELIVRDGKFLAQWNGKGFQTVSEDIVDQSAMRHVAGATLTCLAILQGLEARLNSQQVVAARPADSTRFPLAVTIEDVQKLFPQASRFEPHAETSLLLDVFAADGRRLGQIFRTVPAADQLIGYQGPTEVLVSLLPDGHLGQLLVGRSFDNEPYVGYVRDDAWFAELIKGKTVKGLAETTFEEWGVEGVSGATMTSQTIARGLLAAAIELSKEMEAQQKQPSIDSKNQATGIFGLIKTINWSSPRLWQQTLTALVVILACLVGLTHLRGNLWVRRGLQLLVLGYLGVMNGELLSLAMFSGWAQSGIPWNSAGGLIAMSIAAVALPLVARTNVYCSHLCPHGVLQQWMAGHRHWRPKLPASVVSVLKLVIPALLLVALCGSMGVLSISLVDLEPFDAYSWRAAGWITTVLAIGSLVISWFIPMGYCRFGCPTGSLLEYLRRHARSGQIQPGDFLAMACLIIAGGLMLWDVVGP; this is translated from the coding sequence ATGAGTGGCGTTCGCCACAACCTGCTGCCCGTTGTCGACCGGGAAGCCCTTTCAAAACCATTGAGAGGGCCCGGTCGATTCTTTTGGAATACAGTCATCCATACAGGCCGGGTTCTGCTGCTGGTGCTGCTGATCTTCTTGATTCGCTCGCAGGCTGAGCAGATCAAATCCCGGGCGCAAGCGAAGGATCTTACCGCACGATATCTGCCAGTGGTGCAGAAGTTCTGGCCGGAGGCTCGAAGGTTGGTACCGCGCGGGCAGGCTGAACAGATATCGGACGGTGGATTGCCCCGCAGCAATTCCCAGAAGTTCGACCAGCTTGTCGATTTTGTCGTGCTGGGTGCACAGTCAACTCCAGTGGGATACGTCACACAGACCACACCGGCCAGTGATCGCTTCCTGGGATTTTCCGGGCCCACTAACTTGTTAATGGGTTGGGATATCGAAGGCAAGGTGGCCTGGGCAGAGATCGCAGCCAGTCGAGATACTCGTGACCATGTGGAACTGATTGTGAGGGATGGAAAATTCCTGGCCCAATGGAATGGGAAGGGCTTTCAAACAGTCAGTGAAGACATCGTTGATCAATCAGCCATGCGGCATGTGGCTGGGGCAACCTTAACATGTCTGGCCATCCTCCAGGGGTTGGAAGCTCGACTGAATTCTCAACAGGTGGTGGCTGCCAGACCAGCGGATTCGACGCGTTTTCCTTTGGCTGTGACGATTGAGGATGTGCAGAAGCTGTTTCCACAAGCTTCACGTTTTGAACCTCATGCCGAGACATCTTTGCTTCTGGATGTCTTTGCTGCTGATGGCCGGAGGTTAGGCCAGATTTTTCGAACGGTACCAGCAGCCGATCAATTGATTGGTTATCAGGGGCCGACGGAAGTGCTGGTCAGCCTGCTCCCCGATGGACATCTGGGCCAACTGCTGGTCGGTCGCAGTTTTGATAACGAGCCCTATGTGGGATATGTTCGCGACGACGCCTGGTTTGCCGAACTCATTAAGGGCAAGACGGTGAAGGGACTTGCCGAGACGACTTTTGAAGAGTGGGGTGTCGAAGGAGTCTCTGGTGCCACAATGACCAGCCAGACGATTGCCCGGGGGTTGCTGGCTGCTGCGATCGAGTTATCAAAAGAGATGGAAGCTCAGCAGAAACAGCCGTCGATCGACTCGAAAAATCAGGCGACGGGCATCTTTGGCTTGATTAAAACCATCAACTGGTCATCGCCTCGACTCTGGCAACAAACTCTGACGGCACTTGTCGTCATTCTGGCTTGTCTGGTGGGGTTAACCCATCTGCGGGGAAACCTATGGGTCCGACGGGGATTGCAGCTTTTGGTACTGGGATATCTGGGAGTAATGAACGGCGAACTCCTGTCTTTAGCCATGTTCAGCGGTTGGGCTCAGAGTGGGATCCCGTGGAATAGTGCGGGAGGATTGATTGCCATGTCGATTGCTGCTGTGGCATTGCCTCTGGTGGCTCGAACGAATGTCTATTGCTCGCATCTCTGTCCACATGGTGTGCTCCAGCAGTGGATGGCGGGTCATCGACACTGGCGTCCGAAATTGCCAGCCAGTGTGGTCTCGGTACTGAAACTGGTGATACCGGCTTTACTACTGGTGGCGTTGTGTGGATCGATGGGAGTGCTCTCGATCAGTCTGGTTGATCTGGAACCATTTGATGCTTATTCGTGGAGAGCCGCTGGCTGGATCACGACAGTGCTGGCAATCGGAAGTCTGGTGATCTCGTGGTTCATTCCGATGGGATATTGCCGGTTTGGCTGCCCGACAGGAAGTTTGCTTGAGTATTTGCGTCGGCATGCCCGGAGTGGCCAGATTCAGCCGGGAGATTTTCTGGCGATGGCCTGCCTGATCATTGCGGGTGGCTTGATGCTATGGGATGTGGTTGGACCATGA
- a CDS encoding carbohydrate kinase family protein, with translation MSASESSVINQVEIVGTGLVVADHRMIVPDYPQEDTKISGQALPRQVGGPVPTGLTMLKRLGHSCRMIGSWGADDAGAFITQQLKSEGIDLQYSLLGAERETGLAHIWINEQTGRRTVVSHRPRQYLEPADFQRQMFVGAKCLYLDGWPVNTSIAAAKLARECGLRVFLDAGSYRPGLEDLLPFVDVLNASRRMIQEFLRTDSLEDAAARLQALGPRWVITTFGEAGAVLHTRSHVVEQEAFHVVTRDTNGAGDVFCGSFVHGWLENWPADYTLRFACAAGAIKCSHHGNRDALPTLGAIFRMAGPIPLDEDEES, from the coding sequence ATGTCGGCATCCGAAAGCAGCGTGATCAATCAGGTCGAAATCGTAGGAACCGGCCTCGTTGTGGCCGACCACCGCATGATCGTCCCAGACTATCCTCAGGAAGATACGAAAATCTCGGGGCAGGCTTTACCTCGTCAGGTGGGCGGGCCTGTCCCCACAGGGCTCACGATGCTCAAACGCCTGGGGCATTCCTGCCGCATGATTGGTAGTTGGGGTGCAGATGATGCTGGCGCATTTATTACGCAGCAGTTGAAATCCGAAGGAATCGATCTGCAATACTCCCTGTTGGGAGCAGAACGTGAAACGGGTTTAGCCCACATCTGGATTAATGAGCAGACTGGCCGACGGACAGTGGTCAGTCACCGACCCCGGCAGTATCTCGAACCAGCAGATTTTCAGCGTCAAATGTTTGTGGGAGCCAAGTGTCTGTATCTCGACGGCTGGCCTGTGAATACTTCCATCGCGGCTGCCAAACTTGCCAGAGAATGTGGATTACGAGTCTTTCTGGATGCGGGAAGTTATCGCCCAGGGCTGGAGGATCTGCTGCCCTTTGTCGATGTGCTGAATGCTTCCCGACGAATGATCCAGGAGTTCCTGAGAACAGATTCGCTGGAAGATGCCGCTGCGCGATTACAGGCTCTGGGACCGCGCTGGGTCATCACCACCTTTGGGGAAGCGGGGGCGGTCTTACACACCCGCAGCCACGTTGTTGAGCAGGAAGCGTTCCACGTTGTGACGCGGGATACGAATGGCGCGGGGGATGTCTTCTGCGGCAGCTTTGTGCATGGCTGGCTTGAAAACTGGCCTGCCGACTACACACTTCGTTTTGCTTGTGCTGCTGGAGCGATCAAATGCAGCCACCACGGAAATCGCGATGCCCTCCCCACTCTGGGAGCGATCTTTCGCATGGCCGGGCCCATCCCTCTCGATGAAGACGAAGAAAGTTAG
- a CDS encoding Hsp70 family protein codes for MAGHHAVGIDLGTTYSTIAYLNEHGEPVTIPNVDGEMTTPSVVLFEKSKVVVGTEALRNSIRAPQRVISAAKRYMGDPTKTWEIDGRQITPVDVSAYILESLLKQARQVIGEIEHAVITVPAQFTDLSRSRTAEAGLKAGLKQVDIINEPVAAALCYVIGSEGMWFTELAEDQRILVVDLGGGTYDLSLVSYRKNEVRVIASSGDLNLGGLDFNQVLLNGLARQFQKEFGLDPRNDRESLQALALEVEQTKRSLSVRPKAALNVAHKGYRKTYLVEQGQFEKLSAKLLERIESITQGLLRDNKLGWAHVDVVLATGGASRMPMIQQLLKKMAGYKTLNSTLSPDLSIAHGATYFAGMLMSDQDFARSVLNSQAISKLSKFKQIDVNSRSLGILVRNETSGQREPNWLIPANTPLPASCTQTYGTVIANQSKVTLRLVESGNAVDRDFVPVGECEISSLPPGLPEGSAIDVKLEYRADARVKVSAKVRKTGHSAHTEVIRQESIKKTALPGERAAQEEEIILLEDADVSEIQEPKARARVVNSTSQPGTSVKTQKSTLADDDPFWKLINEDQ; via the coding sequence ATGGCTGGACACCACGCCGTCGGCATTGACCTGGGAACAACTTATTCGACCATTGCGTATCTCAATGAACATGGTGAACCCGTCACCATTCCCAATGTTGATGGCGAGATGACCACCCCTTCGGTCGTGCTGTTCGAAAAGAGCAAGGTGGTTGTCGGGACAGAAGCTCTTCGCAATTCGATCCGTGCCCCGCAGCGAGTGATTTCGGCTGCCAAAAGATACATGGGCGACCCGACCAAAACCTGGGAGATTGATGGTCGACAAATCACCCCCGTCGATGTCTCCGCCTATATTCTGGAATCGCTGCTGAAGCAGGCTCGCCAGGTGATTGGCGAAATTGAACACGCCGTAATTACAGTTCCCGCCCAGTTCACAGATCTTTCACGTTCGCGAACCGCTGAGGCCGGCCTCAAGGCGGGACTGAAACAGGTTGATATCATCAATGAGCCAGTGGCTGCCGCATTATGCTATGTGATTGGCAGCGAAGGGATGTGGTTTACCGAGCTTGCTGAAGACCAACGGATTTTAGTCGTCGATCTAGGGGGCGGCACTTACGATCTTTCGCTGGTTTCTTATCGCAAGAACGAAGTCCGCGTCATCGCTTCTTCTGGCGATCTCAATCTCGGTGGTCTCGATTTCAACCAGGTACTGCTCAATGGTCTGGCCCGGCAGTTCCAGAAAGAGTTCGGGCTTGATCCGCGCAATGACCGCGAAAGCCTGCAGGCCTTAGCACTCGAAGTTGAACAGACCAAACGCAGTCTTTCCGTACGCCCCAAGGCTGCCCTGAACGTGGCCCATAAAGGTTATCGTAAGACTTATCTTGTCGAGCAGGGACAATTCGAAAAACTCTCGGCCAAGCTGCTGGAGCGGATCGAGTCAATCACTCAAGGGCTACTACGCGACAATAAACTGGGATGGGCTCACGTCGATGTGGTCCTCGCGACTGGCGGTGCCTCGCGTATGCCCATGATCCAGCAACTGCTGAAGAAAATGGCGGGCTACAAGACTCTGAACTCGACACTTTCCCCCGATCTGTCGATTGCCCACGGTGCGACCTATTTTGCGGGCATGCTGATGTCCGATCAGGATTTTGCCCGCTCGGTTCTGAATTCTCAGGCCATTTCCAAACTTTCGAAATTCAAACAGATTGATGTCAACTCAAGATCTCTCGGGATCCTGGTGCGTAATGAAACTTCGGGCCAGCGTGAACCCAACTGGCTCATTCCCGCCAATACCCCACTCCCGGCCAGTTGTACGCAAACTTACGGAACCGTGATCGCCAATCAGAGCAAAGTCACCCTGCGGCTCGTCGAAAGCGGCAATGCTGTTGATCGCGATTTTGTGCCCGTGGGTGAATGCGAAATCAGTTCCCTCCCACCTGGACTTCCAGAAGGTTCGGCAATCGATGTAAAGCTCGAATATAGAGCCGATGCCCGCGTAAAGGTCTCTGCAAAAGTCCGCAAGACGGGTCATTCAGCCCATACCGAAGTCATCCGTCAAGAAAGCATCAAAAAAACAGCACTTCCTGGCGAACGGGCCGCTCAAGAAGAAGAAATTATTCTCTTAGAGGACGCTGATGTTTCCGAGATCCAGGAACCCAAGGCACGAGCCAGAGTGGTGAATTCCACCTCTCAGCCAGGGACATCAGTAAAAACCCAGAAATCCACCCTTGCCGACGACGACCCCTTCTGGAAACTCATCAACGAAGATCAGTAA
- a CDS encoding FAD:protein FMN transferase, producing MQIRMGRPSLNSLLVVLAWCSLAVICRSSEPDHANHLVGVAADKRESKPSPDSRLGTQPLQSERNSSQVPVAGFAETGATIASCELSGMAMGMGWKVQVWCRDDVVFDRVALKQELQAELERLESIFSLYRSQSEISRWNHHRAIDWQVVSPDFARLVQEALRQARQSEGAFDPTIAGVMEARKFRSIWPTSRSKNPQPRQQDPEVIPIIDWQAVEVTTEPPQVRKNHPEIQLDLNALVEGLALEKMRGCCQRAGVLACLLSLGGEYLIDCERLFSQTQNQVGVKIFVESPIDATKSLAVVRSLKGCVSTSGTYRQKWPDVESRDQVSHLIEPQTGQPLKATASLVSVYHENPILADGWATSLMVAGREKGLMLADEYQLAALFYSAEEDEPLIISKAGKGIFEPWETALVPANPFQAHPSNDDRTSEENSSPVVSGWSWSWKIILCITGITALIRFARFAAGRVDG from the coding sequence ATGCAGATCCGCATGGGCCGACCATCTCTGAATAGTCTGCTCGTGGTGCTGGCCTGGTGTTCGCTGGCTGTTATCTGTCGTTCGTCAGAACCTGATCATGCGAATCACCTTGTTGGGGTGGCTGCTGATAAACGCGAATCAAAGCCATCCCCAGACAGCAGGCTTGGCACACAGCCCCTTCAATCAGAAAGGAACTCGTCTCAAGTTCCCGTGGCTGGTTTTGCAGAGACAGGGGCGACTATCGCTTCTTGTGAGCTATCGGGAATGGCCATGGGGATGGGGTGGAAGGTTCAGGTCTGGTGCCGGGATGATGTCGTCTTCGATCGAGTGGCTCTGAAACAGGAGTTGCAAGCGGAACTGGAGAGGCTGGAATCAATCTTTTCGCTGTATCGAAGCCAATCAGAAATCAGTCGGTGGAATCACCATAGGGCGATCGATTGGCAGGTTGTCTCGCCTGATTTTGCACGACTCGTGCAGGAAGCGTTGCGGCAGGCCAGACAAAGCGAGGGAGCCTTTGACCCAACGATTGCCGGCGTCATGGAAGCCCGAAAGTTCCGCTCGATCTGGCCCACTTCCCGTTCGAAGAATCCTCAGCCTCGTCAACAGGATCCCGAGGTCATTCCCATCATCGATTGGCAGGCTGTGGAGGTGACGACTGAACCACCCCAAGTTCGAAAAAATCATCCGGAGATCCAACTCGATTTGAATGCTCTGGTCGAAGGTCTCGCGCTGGAGAAGATGAGAGGCTGTTGTCAGAGAGCAGGCGTGTTGGCTTGCCTGCTCTCCTTAGGTGGAGAGTATCTCATTGATTGCGAGCGATTATTCTCGCAGACCCAAAATCAGGTAGGAGTTAAGATCTTTGTCGAATCGCCCATCGATGCGACAAAAAGCCTGGCCGTTGTTCGCTCTCTCAAGGGATGCGTGAGTACCTCAGGGACGTATCGACAAAAATGGCCCGATGTCGAGTCACGCGATCAGGTTTCTCATCTGATCGAACCACAGACAGGGCAGCCACTGAAAGCCACAGCCTCACTGGTGAGTGTCTATCATGAGAACCCGATTCTGGCAGATGGCTGGGCGACATCACTCATGGTCGCTGGTCGAGAAAAAGGGTTGATGCTGGCGGATGAATATCAATTGGCGGCTTTGTTCTATTCAGCCGAAGAGGATGAGCCTCTGATCATCAGCAAGGCAGGGAAGGGAATCTTCGAGCCATGGGAAACAGCTCTGGTGCCAGCAAATCCATTCCAAGCTCACCCCTCGAACGATGATCGAACTTCCGAAGAGAATTCGAGTCCCGTTGTGAGTGGATGGTCATGGAGTTGGAAAATCATCCTGTGCATCACAGGAATTACCGCCCTGATCAGGTTCGCGCGTTTCGCTGCCGGACGTGTGGATGGATGA
- the hisI gene encoding phosphoribosyl-AMP cyclohydrolase, producing the protein MGSTGNPNGPDFEKHPLIPVIAQDHATGDVLMLAYMNAEAYQETLSTNRVVYFSRSRSKLWRKGEESGNVQLLKALYFDCDSDTLLVKVEQIGGAACHEGYRSCFFRQIQPETGAVTTIGERVFDPKVVYHK; encoded by the coding sequence ATGGGGAGCACCGGTAATCCAAATGGCCCGGATTTTGAAAAACATCCGCTCATTCCTGTCATTGCTCAGGATCACGCCACGGGCGATGTCCTGATGCTGGCTTACATGAATGCCGAGGCCTATCAGGAAACTTTATCCACAAACAGAGTCGTCTACTTCAGCCGGAGTCGCTCCAAGCTCTGGCGCAAAGGCGAAGAGAGCGGCAACGTGCAGCTTCTCAAAGCGTTGTACTTCGACTGTGACTCCGACACACTGCTGGTAAAAGTCGAACAGATTGGTGGGGCGGCCTGCCATGAAGGTTACCGCAGTTGTTTCTTCCGCCAGATTCAGCCCGAAACCGGTGCTGTCACAACCATCGGCGAACGTGTTTTTGACCCGAAAGTTGTGTATCACAAGTAA